A genomic region of Pelodiscus sinensis isolate JC-2024 chromosome 19, ASM4963464v1, whole genome shotgun sequence contains the following coding sequences:
- the NACA gene encoding nascent polypeptide-associated complex subunit alpha isoform X3 yields the protein MTPAPEVLALPEAAPPAQCLSFRRHFEPGSLHKMPGEATETVPATEQELPQPQAETVTPPPVPGEASRALPGVAAEQTKAVATKSPEVAGEGSQAEAALEPSAPAVPAGAPAAAVSEPAVQASGSGTESDSDESVPELEEQDSTQTATQQAQLAAAAEIDEEPVSKAKQSRSEKKARKAMSKLGLRQVTGVTRVTIRKSKNILFVITKPDVYKSPASDTYIVFGEAKIEDLSQQAQLAAAEKFKVQGEAVSNIQENTQTPTVQEESEEEEVDETGVEVKDIELVMSQANVSRAKAVRALKNNSNDIVNAIMELTM from the exons ATGACCCCTGCCCCGGAAGTCCTCGCTCTCCCGGAAGCCGCCCCCCCGGCTCAGTGTCTCTCTTTCCGCCGCCATTTTgaacccggctccctgcaca AAATGCCTGGTGAAGCGACAGAAACCGTCCCAGCCACAGAGCAggagctgccacagccacagGCTGAGACAG TAACTCCTCCTCCAGTCCCTGGGGAAGCAAGTCGAGCTCTCCCAGGGGTGGCAGCTGAGCAGACCAAAGCAGTTGCCACCAAGAGTCCTGAGGTGGCAGGCGAGGGTTCCCAGGCTGAGGCTGCTCTGGAGCCTTCAG CTCCTGCTGTCCCTGCCGGTGCTCCCGCAGCCGCTGTTTCTGAGCCTGCGGTTCAAGCGTCAG GGTCCGGCACAGAATCCGACAGTGACGAATCGGTGCCAGAACTCGAAGAACAAGATTCTACGCAGACCGCCACACAGCAAGCGCAG CTCGCAGCAGCAGCTGAAATCGATGAAGAACCAGTTAGCAAAGCAAAACAGAGTCGGAGTGAAAAGAAAGCACGGAAG GCAATGTCCAAACTGGGTCTTCGCCAGGTCACAGGTGTAACCCGAGTCACCATCCGGAAATCCAAGAACATCCTCTTCGTCATCACGAAGCCAGACGTGTACAAAAGCCCAGCATCAGACACTTACATCGTCTTCGGCGAGGCCAAG ATCGAAGATCTGTCCCAGCAGGCGCAGCTGGCGGCCGCCGAGAAATTTAAAGTGCAAGGAGAAGCTGTCTCAAACATTCAGGAAAACACGCAGACTCCCACCGTACAGGAGGAGAGCGAAGAAGAGGAG GTTGACGAGACCGGCGTTGAGGTGAAGGACATCGAGCTGGTCATGTCTCAGGCGAACGTGTCCCGGGCAAAGGCTGTCCGTGCCCTGAAGAACAACAGTAACGATATTGTAAATGCCATTATG gaATTGACGATGTAG
- the NACA gene encoding nascent polypeptide-associated complex subunit alpha isoform X2 produces the protein MTPAPEVLALPEAAPPAQCLSFRRHFEPGSLHKMPGEATETVPATEQELPQPQAETAPAVPAGAPAAAVSEPAVQASALAPAVNPAQPCPPNAPTGLAASTEQPPALTFPSSLALAPPASPPVVPALVLPTFSAPSKLPAAALGVPVAFAPPPAAAPALESPADCASPGSPAPAAASPVSPASPVGPALASYSVTPNTSLALLSSPLATPASPWCPVLTTPVSPLAPLAPPAISVPTSAAPLTCPGASASPVVPTAAPPAPASLPDFPVAPVSAPSMPPGIPVSPSGPLSPQKTPASPPAPALTPSMPPASPPMSLPAPAPALTPSTPPASPPTSLPAPAPALTPSTPPASPPMSLPAPAPALTPSTPPASPPMSLPAPAPALTSSTLPASPPMSLPPPMTPTSSTAPALTPSTPPASLPTILPPPKTPSSPPTSLPPPVTPASPPAPAPTTSTPETPVSPPTPLSPPKTPASPSAPSTPPASLPPSKTLASPIASALTPSVPPAFPPTSLSPPASPSAPSMPPASPPTPLSLPKSPASSTPPASPPTPLPCPVAPASTAAPAPTPSTLPETPAPAPLSPTKSPAAPAPAPSTPPLTPASKSTPLPSSSPSAPAPAALHPLGAPVSPSVTPALLTPASPPAPIAPPEAAVCPVTPGSPLVPPTCPRAPASAPLAPASPACPGLVTPGSLPAPKAVAEVAAPDSAPTLSPELLLAPQKLISSPLASTDLPAPPLAPASCQTQPDAPAPLPAALAEELTACPRLPKPSPPSSSGPEPDPPASPPAPVCAATLDDDELPPLIPPEGPARELPLQPILEDLSSPRPSAAPAEAPAVLPPAKQPAPKNNKGSGTESDSDESVPELEEQDSTQTATQQAQLAAAAEIDEEPVSKAKQSRSEKKARKAMSKLGLRQVTGVTRVTIRKSKNILFVITKPDVYKSPASDTYIVFGEAKIEDLSQQAQLAAAEKFKVQGEAVSNIQENTQTPTVQEESEEEEVDETGVEVKDIELVMSQANVSRAKAVRALKNNSNDIVNAIMELTM, from the exons ATGACCCCTGCCCCGGAAGTCCTCGCTCTCCCGGAAGCCGCCCCCCCGGCTCAGTGTCTCTCTTTCCGCCGCCATTTTgaacccggctccctgcaca AAATGCCTGGTGAAGCGACAGAAACCGTCCCAGCCACAGAGCAggagctgccacagccacagGCTGAGACAG CTCCTGCTGTCCCTGCCGGTGCTCCCGCAGCCGCTGTTTCTGAGCCTGCGGTTCAAGCGTCAG cGCTAGCTCCTGCTGTTaaccctgcccagccctgccctccaaatGCCCCCACAGGCCTGGCTGCGTccacagagcagccccctgccctcaccttCCCATCTTCCTTAGCACtagctccccctgcctccccacctgtGGTCCCAGCCCTAGTGCTCCCCACCTTTTCCGCTCCCTCGAAGCTCCCAGCGGCAGCTCTTGGCGTCCCAGTGGccttcgcccctccccccgctgcagccccagctctcgaGTCCCCAGCCGATTGTGCCTCTCCAggctctcctgcccctgctgctgcttccccagttAGCCCAGCATCCCCTGtgggcccagccctggcctcttaCTCTGTTACCCCGAACACGTCCCTGGCCCTTCTCAGCTCCCCCCTGGCCAcgccagcctctccctggtgCCCAGTTTTGACAACTCCTGTTTCTCCCCTGGCCCCCCTTGCTCCACCTGCAATCTCAGTCCCTACCTCTGCGGCCCCTCTCACATGCCCTGGGGCCTCAGCTTCTCCCGTGGTCCCTACTGCTGCCcctccggccccagcctctcttccAGATTTTCCTGTGGCTCCTGTCTCAGCCCCCTCCATGCCCCCTGGGATCCCTGTCTCTCCCTCaggccctctctccccccaaaaaaccccagcctctcctccagctcctgcctTGACCCCCTCtatgccccctgcctctcccccaatgtccctccctgccccagctcctgccttgaCCCCCTCTacgccccctgcctctcccccaacgtccctccctgccccagctcctgccttgaccccctctacaccccctgcctctcccccaatgtccctccctgccccagctcctgccttgaccccctctacaccccctgcctctcccccaatgtccctccctgccccagctcctgccttgaCCTCCTCTacactccctgcctctcccccaatgtccctccctcccccaatgacCCCCACCTCTTCTACAGCTCCTGCTCTGACCCCCTCCAcacctcctgcttctctcccaaCCATCCTGCCTCCCCCAAAGaccccatcctctcccccaacctccctccctcctccagtgaccccagcctctcccccagctcctgccccaaccACCTCCACTCCTGAGACCCCAGTTTCTCCCCCtacccctctttctcccccaaagACCCCAGCCTCTCCTTCAGCCCCCTCtacacctcctgcctctctccctccctccaagaCCCTTGCCTCTCCTATAGCTTCTGCCCTGAccccctctgtgcctcctgcctttcccccaacttccctctctcccccagcctctccttcagccccctctatgcctcctgcctctcccccaacccccctttctctcccgaagagcccagcctcctccactcctcctgcctctcctccaacccccctcccttgccctgtggccccagcctctactgctgctcctgccccaactCCCTCCACGCTTCCTgagacccctgccccagcccctctctcccccacgaagtccccagcagctcctgctccagccccctccactcCTCCTCTGACCCCAGCCTCCAAATCaacccctcttccttcctcttccccttcggctcctgctccagctgctctCCATCCCTTGGGGGCTCCCGTTTCTCCCAGTGTTACACCAGCTCTGCTGACTCCTGCGTCTCCACCAGCTCCCATCGCCCCTCCTGAGGCTGCAGTTTGTCCTGTGACTCCTGGCTCTCCCCTGGTTCCTCCCACTTGCCCCAGGGCTCCGGCTTcagccccactggccccagcctctcccgctTGCCCAGGTCTGGTGAccccaggctctctgcctgcccccaagGCAGTAGCTGAGGTTGCTGCCCCTGACTctgctcccaccctctcccctgagCTCCTCCTTGCTCCCCAGAAACTCATTTCCTCACCTCTTGCTTCCACtgacctccctgcccctccccttgctccagCCAGTTGCCAAACCCAGCCTGAtgcccctgcacctctgcccGCTGCCCTTGCTGAAGAGCTAAccgcctgccccaggctccctaAGCCATCCCCGCCCTCCTCATCTGGTCCCGAGCCTGacccgccagccagcccccctgcccctgtCTGTGCTGCTACCCTCGACGATGATGAGCTGCCGCCTCTCATCCCTCCCGAGGGGCCTGCCAGGGAACTGCCTTTGCAGCCCATCCTTGAGGATCTCTCCTCTCCCAGACCCTCAGCGGCCCCTGCTGAGGCCCCAGCTGTTCTTCCTCCAGCCAAGCAACCTGCGCCGAAGAACAACAAGG GGTCCGGCACAGAATCCGACAGTGACGAATCGGTGCCAGAACTCGAAGAACAAGATTCTACGCAGACCGCCACACAGCAAGCGCAG CTCGCAGCAGCAGCTGAAATCGATGAAGAACCAGTTAGCAAAGCAAAACAGAGTCGGAGTGAAAAGAAAGCACGGAAG GCAATGTCCAAACTGGGTCTTCGCCAGGTCACAGGTGTAACCCGAGTCACCATCCGGAAATCCAAGAACATCCTCTTCGTCATCACGAAGCCAGACGTGTACAAAAGCCCAGCATCAGACACTTACATCGTCTTCGGCGAGGCCAAG ATCGAAGATCTGTCCCAGCAGGCGCAGCTGGCGGCCGCCGAGAAATTTAAAGTGCAAGGAGAAGCTGTCTCAAACATTCAGGAAAACACGCAGACTCCCACCGTACAGGAGGAGAGCGAAGAAGAGGAG GTTGACGAGACCGGCGTTGAGGTGAAGGACATCGAGCTGGTCATGTCTCAGGCGAACGTGTCCCGGGCAAAGGCTGTCCGTGCCCTGAAGAACAACAGTAACGATATTGTAAATGCCATTATG gaATTGACGATGTAG
- the NACA gene encoding nascent polypeptide-associated complex subunit alpha isoform X6, with product MPGEATETVPATEQELPQPQAETGSGTESDSDESVPELEEQDSTQTATQQAQLAAAAEIDEEPVSKAKQSRSEKKARKAMSKLGLRQVTGVTRVTIRKSKNILFVITKPDVYKSPASDTYIVFGEAKIEDLSQQAQLAAAEKFKVQGEAVSNIQENTQTPTVQEESEEEEVDETGVEVKDIELVMSQANVSRAKAVRALKNNSNDIVNAIMELTM from the exons ATGCCTGGTGAAGCGACAGAAACCGTCCCAGCCACAGAGCAggagctgccacagccacagGCTGAGACAG GGTCCGGCACAGAATCCGACAGTGACGAATCGGTGCCAGAACTCGAAGAACAAGATTCTACGCAGACCGCCACACAGCAAGCGCAG CTCGCAGCAGCAGCTGAAATCGATGAAGAACCAGTTAGCAAAGCAAAACAGAGTCGGAGTGAAAAGAAAGCACGGAAG GCAATGTCCAAACTGGGTCTTCGCCAGGTCACAGGTGTAACCCGAGTCACCATCCGGAAATCCAAGAACATCCTCTTCGTCATCACGAAGCCAGACGTGTACAAAAGCCCAGCATCAGACACTTACATCGTCTTCGGCGAGGCCAAG ATCGAAGATCTGTCCCAGCAGGCGCAGCTGGCGGCCGCCGAGAAATTTAAAGTGCAAGGAGAAGCTGTCTCAAACATTCAGGAAAACACGCAGACTCCCACCGTACAGGAGGAGAGCGAAGAAGAGGAG GTTGACGAGACCGGCGTTGAGGTGAAGGACATCGAGCTGGTCATGTCTCAGGCGAACGTGTCCCGGGCAAAGGCTGTCCGTGCCCTGAAGAACAACAGTAACGATATTGTAAATGCCATTATG gaATTGACGATGTAG
- the PRIM1 gene encoding DNA primase small subunit, whose product MAGFEPGALPDLLPLYYRRLFPHGPYGRWLSYGGVAKNYFQRREFSFTLRDDIYVRYQSFNSPQELEKEMQKMNPYKIDVGAVYSHRPSQRNTVHMGAFQAQEKELVFDIDMTDYDDVRRCCSSAEICSKCWTLMTIAIRIIDRALVEDFGVKHRLWVYSGRRGVHCWVCDDSIRKWSSALRSAAVEYLTLVKGGSESVKKVNLADSIHPFISNSLSLVEPYFEDYALVGQDILGSSESWEKVVALVPEPVRESLLREFPKKRDSVQRWELLKTKMDKHRASSKKACHTEWEIMLQYCFPRLDINVSRGVGHLLKSPFSVHPKTGRVSVPIDLQCLDQFDPFAVPTISGLCSELDAANEEDGEKENEAEPGAKRRTRDYKKTSLAPYVRVFEQFVEEMDKSRKGELLKKSDLQGDF is encoded by the exons TGGCCAAGAATTACTTCCAGCGGCGGGAGTTCTCCTTCACACTGCGCGATGACATCTACGTGCGGTACCAGTCCTTCAACAGCCCGCAGGAGCTGGAGAAAGAGATGCAGAAAATGAACCCCTACAAGATCGATGTGGGCGCTGTCTATTCCCATCGA cccagccagcgCAACACGGTGCACATgggcgccttccaggcccagGAGAAGGAGCTGGTGTTTGACATAGACATGACGGATTACGACGACGTCCGGAGATGCTGCAG CTCCGCCGAGATCTGCTCCAAATGCTGGACCCTGATGACCATCGCCATCCGCATCATCGACCGTGCGCTCGTGG aggATTTTGGGGTGAAGCACCGTCTGTGGGTGTATTCGGGCCGGCGCGGCGTCCACTGCTGGGTGTGTGACGACTCCATCCGGAAGTGGTCTTCCGCCCTGCGCTCGGCGGCCGTGGAGTATCTCACCCTGGTGAAG GGCGGGTCCGAAAGCGTGAAGAAGGTGAACCTGGCGGACTCCATTCACCCCTTCATCAG caACTCGCTGAGTCTGGTGGAGCCGTACTTCGAAGACTACGCCCTGGTGGGCCAGGATATCCTGGGCAGCAGCGAGAGCTGGGAGAAAGTGGTTGCCCTTGTTCCAGAG CCGGTTCGAGAGAGCCTGCTACGGGAATTCCCCAAAAAGCGCGATTCGGTCCAGCGCTGGGAACTCCTGAAAACCAAAATGGATAAACACAGG GCATCCTCCAAGAAGGCCTGCCACACGGAGTGGGAGATCATGCTGCAGTACTGCTTCCCCCGGCTGGACATCAACGTCAGCAGAGGCGTGGGCCACTTACTGAAGAGCCCGTTCAGCGTCCACCCCAAAACAG GTCGTGTTTCGGTCCCGATCGATTTGCAGTGCCTGGATCAGTTTGACCCGTTTGCCGTTCCAACCATAAG CGGCCTGTGCAGTGAACTGGACGCCGCTAACGAGGAGGACGGAGAGAAGGAAAACGAGGCGGAGCCGGGAGCCAAGCGCCGCACCAGGG ACTACAAGAAAACCAGCTTGGCTCCATACGTGCGAGTCTTCGAACAGTTTGTGGAGGAAATGGACAAGTCCCGCAAAGGAGAGCTGCTAAAGAAGAGCG ACCTACAAGGAGATTTCTGA
- the NACA gene encoding nascent polypeptide-associated complex subunit alpha isoform X5 — MPGEATETVPATEQELPQPQAETAPAVPAGAPAAAVSEPAVQASGSGTESDSDESVPELEEQDSTQTATQQAQLAAAAEIDEEPVSKAKQSRSEKKARKAMSKLGLRQVTGVTRVTIRKSKNILFVITKPDVYKSPASDTYIVFGEAKIEDLSQQAQLAAAEKFKVQGEAVSNIQENTQTPTVQEESEEEEVDETGVEVKDIELVMSQANVSRAKAVRALKNNSNDIVNAIMELTM; from the exons ATGCCTGGTGAAGCGACAGAAACCGTCCCAGCCACAGAGCAggagctgccacagccacagGCTGAGACAG CTCCTGCTGTCCCTGCCGGTGCTCCCGCAGCCGCTGTTTCTGAGCCTGCGGTTCAAGCGTCAG GGTCCGGCACAGAATCCGACAGTGACGAATCGGTGCCAGAACTCGAAGAACAAGATTCTACGCAGACCGCCACACAGCAAGCGCAG CTCGCAGCAGCAGCTGAAATCGATGAAGAACCAGTTAGCAAAGCAAAACAGAGTCGGAGTGAAAAGAAAGCACGGAAG GCAATGTCCAAACTGGGTCTTCGCCAGGTCACAGGTGTAACCCGAGTCACCATCCGGAAATCCAAGAACATCCTCTTCGTCATCACGAAGCCAGACGTGTACAAAAGCCCAGCATCAGACACTTACATCGTCTTCGGCGAGGCCAAG ATCGAAGATCTGTCCCAGCAGGCGCAGCTGGCGGCCGCCGAGAAATTTAAAGTGCAAGGAGAAGCTGTCTCAAACATTCAGGAAAACACGCAGACTCCCACCGTACAGGAGGAGAGCGAAGAAGAGGAG GTTGACGAGACCGGCGTTGAGGTGAAGGACATCGAGCTGGTCATGTCTCAGGCGAACGTGTCCCGGGCAAAGGCTGTCCGTGCCCTGAAGAACAACAGTAACGATATTGTAAATGCCATTATG gaATTGACGATGTAG
- the NACA gene encoding nascent polypeptide-associated complex subunit alpha isoform X4 gives MTPAPEVLALPEAAPPAQCLSFRRHFEPGSLHKMPGEATETVPATEQELPQPQAETVTPPPVPGEASRALPGVAAEQTKAVATKSPEVAGEGSQAEAALEPSGSGTESDSDESVPELEEQDSTQTATQQAQLAAAAEIDEEPVSKAKQSRSEKKARKAMSKLGLRQVTGVTRVTIRKSKNILFVITKPDVYKSPASDTYIVFGEAKIEDLSQQAQLAAAEKFKVQGEAVSNIQENTQTPTVQEESEEEEVDETGVEVKDIELVMSQANVSRAKAVRALKNNSNDIVNAIMELTM, from the exons ATGACCCCTGCCCCGGAAGTCCTCGCTCTCCCGGAAGCCGCCCCCCCGGCTCAGTGTCTCTCTTTCCGCCGCCATTTTgaacccggctccctgcaca AAATGCCTGGTGAAGCGACAGAAACCGTCCCAGCCACAGAGCAggagctgccacagccacagGCTGAGACAG TAACTCCTCCTCCAGTCCCTGGGGAAGCAAGTCGAGCTCTCCCAGGGGTGGCAGCTGAGCAGACCAAAGCAGTTGCCACCAAGAGTCCTGAGGTGGCAGGCGAGGGTTCCCAGGCTGAGGCTGCTCTGGAGCCTTCAG GGTCCGGCACAGAATCCGACAGTGACGAATCGGTGCCAGAACTCGAAGAACAAGATTCTACGCAGACCGCCACACAGCAAGCGCAG CTCGCAGCAGCAGCTGAAATCGATGAAGAACCAGTTAGCAAAGCAAAACAGAGTCGGAGTGAAAAGAAAGCACGGAAG GCAATGTCCAAACTGGGTCTTCGCCAGGTCACAGGTGTAACCCGAGTCACCATCCGGAAATCCAAGAACATCCTCTTCGTCATCACGAAGCCAGACGTGTACAAAAGCCCAGCATCAGACACTTACATCGTCTTCGGCGAGGCCAAG ATCGAAGATCTGTCCCAGCAGGCGCAGCTGGCGGCCGCCGAGAAATTTAAAGTGCAAGGAGAAGCTGTCTCAAACATTCAGGAAAACACGCAGACTCCCACCGTACAGGAGGAGAGCGAAGAAGAGGAG GTTGACGAGACCGGCGTTGAGGTGAAGGACATCGAGCTGGTCATGTCTCAGGCGAACGTGTCCCGGGCAAAGGCTGTCCGTGCCCTGAAGAACAACAGTAACGATATTGTAAATGCCATTATG gaATTGACGATGTAG
- the NACA gene encoding nascent polypeptide-associated complex subunit alpha isoform X1, with product MTPAPEVLALPEAAPPAQCLSFRRHFEPGSLHKMPGEATETVPATEQELPQPQAETVTPPPVPGEASRALPGVAAEQTKAVATKSPEVAGEGSQAEAALEPSAPAVPAGAPAAAVSEPAVQASALAPAVNPAQPCPPNAPTGLAASTEQPPALTFPSSLALAPPASPPVVPALVLPTFSAPSKLPAAALGVPVAFAPPPAAAPALESPADCASPGSPAPAAASPVSPASPVGPALASYSVTPNTSLALLSSPLATPASPWCPVLTTPVSPLAPLAPPAISVPTSAAPLTCPGASASPVVPTAAPPAPASLPDFPVAPVSAPSMPPGIPVSPSGPLSPQKTPASPPAPALTPSMPPASPPMSLPAPAPALTPSTPPASPPTSLPAPAPALTPSTPPASPPMSLPAPAPALTPSTPPASPPMSLPAPAPALTSSTLPASPPMSLPPPMTPTSSTAPALTPSTPPASLPTILPPPKTPSSPPTSLPPPVTPASPPAPAPTTSTPETPVSPPTPLSPPKTPASPSAPSTPPASLPPSKTLASPIASALTPSVPPAFPPTSLSPPASPSAPSMPPASPPTPLSLPKSPASSTPPASPPTPLPCPVAPASTAAPAPTPSTLPETPAPAPLSPTKSPAAPAPAPSTPPLTPASKSTPLPSSSPSAPAPAALHPLGAPVSPSVTPALLTPASPPAPIAPPEAAVCPVTPGSPLVPPTCPRAPASAPLAPASPACPGLVTPGSLPAPKAVAEVAAPDSAPTLSPELLLAPQKLISSPLASTDLPAPPLAPASCQTQPDAPAPLPAALAEELTACPRLPKPSPPSSSGPEPDPPASPPAPVCAATLDDDELPPLIPPEGPARELPLQPILEDLSSPRPSAAPAEAPAVLPPAKQPAPKNNKGSGTESDSDESVPELEEQDSTQTATQQAQLAAAAEIDEEPVSKAKQSRSEKKARKAMSKLGLRQVTGVTRVTIRKSKNILFVITKPDVYKSPASDTYIVFGEAKIEDLSQQAQLAAAEKFKVQGEAVSNIQENTQTPTVQEESEEEEVDETGVEVKDIELVMSQANVSRAKAVRALKNNSNDIVNAIMELTM from the exons ATGACCCCTGCCCCGGAAGTCCTCGCTCTCCCGGAAGCCGCCCCCCCGGCTCAGTGTCTCTCTTTCCGCCGCCATTTTgaacccggctccctgcaca AAATGCCTGGTGAAGCGACAGAAACCGTCCCAGCCACAGAGCAggagctgccacagccacagGCTGAGACAG TAACTCCTCCTCCAGTCCCTGGGGAAGCAAGTCGAGCTCTCCCAGGGGTGGCAGCTGAGCAGACCAAAGCAGTTGCCACCAAGAGTCCTGAGGTGGCAGGCGAGGGTTCCCAGGCTGAGGCTGCTCTGGAGCCTTCAG CTCCTGCTGTCCCTGCCGGTGCTCCCGCAGCCGCTGTTTCTGAGCCTGCGGTTCAAGCGTCAG cGCTAGCTCCTGCTGTTaaccctgcccagccctgccctccaaatGCCCCCACAGGCCTGGCTGCGTccacagagcagccccctgccctcaccttCCCATCTTCCTTAGCACtagctccccctgcctccccacctgtGGTCCCAGCCCTAGTGCTCCCCACCTTTTCCGCTCCCTCGAAGCTCCCAGCGGCAGCTCTTGGCGTCCCAGTGGccttcgcccctccccccgctgcagccccagctctcgaGTCCCCAGCCGATTGTGCCTCTCCAggctctcctgcccctgctgctgcttccccagttAGCCCAGCATCCCCTGtgggcccagccctggcctcttaCTCTGTTACCCCGAACACGTCCCTGGCCCTTCTCAGCTCCCCCCTGGCCAcgccagcctctccctggtgCCCAGTTTTGACAACTCCTGTTTCTCCCCTGGCCCCCCTTGCTCCACCTGCAATCTCAGTCCCTACCTCTGCGGCCCCTCTCACATGCCCTGGGGCCTCAGCTTCTCCCGTGGTCCCTACTGCTGCCcctccggccccagcctctcttccAGATTTTCCTGTGGCTCCTGTCTCAGCCCCCTCCATGCCCCCTGGGATCCCTGTCTCTCCCTCaggccctctctccccccaaaaaaccccagcctctcctccagctcctgcctTGACCCCCTCtatgccccctgcctctcccccaatgtccctccctgccccagctcctgccttgaCCCCCTCTacgccccctgcctctcccccaacgtccctccctgccccagctcctgccttgaccccctctacaccccctgcctctcccccaatgtccctccctgccccagctcctgccttgaccccctctacaccccctgcctctcccccaatgtccctccctgccccagctcctgccttgaCCTCCTCTacactccctgcctctcccccaatgtccctccctcccccaatgacCCCCACCTCTTCTACAGCTCCTGCTCTGACCCCCTCCAcacctcctgcttctctcccaaCCATCCTGCCTCCCCCAAAGaccccatcctctcccccaacctccctccctcctccagtgaccccagcctctcccccagctcctgccccaaccACCTCCACTCCTGAGACCCCAGTTTCTCCCCCtacccctctttctcccccaaagACCCCAGCCTCTCCTTCAGCCCCCTCtacacctcctgcctctctccctccctccaagaCCCTTGCCTCTCCTATAGCTTCTGCCCTGAccccctctgtgcctcctgcctttcccccaacttccctctctcccccagcctctccttcagccccctctatgcctcctgcctctcccccaacccccctttctctcccgaagagcccagcctcctccactcctcctgcctctcctccaacccccctcccttgccctgtggccccagcctctactgctgctcctgccccaactCCCTCCACGCTTCCTgagacccctgccccagcccctctctcccccacgaagtccccagcagctcctgctccagccccctccactcCTCCTCTGACCCCAGCCTCCAAATCaacccctcttccttcctcttccccttcggctcctgctccagctgctctCCATCCCTTGGGGGCTCCCGTTTCTCCCAGTGTTACACCAGCTCTGCTGACTCCTGCGTCTCCACCAGCTCCCATCGCCCCTCCTGAGGCTGCAGTTTGTCCTGTGACTCCTGGCTCTCCCCTGGTTCCTCCCACTTGCCCCAGGGCTCCGGCTTcagccccactggccccagcctctcccgctTGCCCAGGTCTGGTGAccccaggctctctgcctgcccccaagGCAGTAGCTGAGGTTGCTGCCCCTGACTctgctcccaccctctcccctgagCTCCTCCTTGCTCCCCAGAAACTCATTTCCTCACCTCTTGCTTCCACtgacctccctgcccctccccttgctccagCCAGTTGCCAAACCCAGCCTGAtgcccctgcacctctgcccGCTGCCCTTGCTGAAGAGCTAAccgcctgccccaggctccctaAGCCATCCCCGCCCTCCTCATCTGGTCCCGAGCCTGacccgccagccagcccccctgcccctgtCTGTGCTGCTACCCTCGACGATGATGAGCTGCCGCCTCTCATCCCTCCCGAGGGGCCTGCCAGGGAACTGCCTTTGCAGCCCATCCTTGAGGATCTCTCCTCTCCCAGACCCTCAGCGGCCCCTGCTGAGGCCCCAGCTGTTCTTCCTCCAGCCAAGCAACCTGCGCCGAAGAACAACAAGG GGTCCGGCACAGAATCCGACAGTGACGAATCGGTGCCAGAACTCGAAGAACAAGATTCTACGCAGACCGCCACACAGCAAGCGCAG CTCGCAGCAGCAGCTGAAATCGATGAAGAACCAGTTAGCAAAGCAAAACAGAGTCGGAGTGAAAAGAAAGCACGGAAG GCAATGTCCAAACTGGGTCTTCGCCAGGTCACAGGTGTAACCCGAGTCACCATCCGGAAATCCAAGAACATCCTCTTCGTCATCACGAAGCCAGACGTGTACAAAAGCCCAGCATCAGACACTTACATCGTCTTCGGCGAGGCCAAG ATCGAAGATCTGTCCCAGCAGGCGCAGCTGGCGGCCGCCGAGAAATTTAAAGTGCAAGGAGAAGCTGTCTCAAACATTCAGGAAAACACGCAGACTCCCACCGTACAGGAGGAGAGCGAAGAAGAGGAG GTTGACGAGACCGGCGTTGAGGTGAAGGACATCGAGCTGGTCATGTCTCAGGCGAACGTGTCCCGGGCAAAGGCTGTCCGTGCCCTGAAGAACAACAGTAACGATATTGTAAATGCCATTATG gaATTGACGATGTAG